The nucleotide sequence CCGCGGCGACCACCTCCCTCCCTGAACAACCCGGTGGTGAACGGAACTACGACTACCGCTTCGTCTGGGCGCGCGACTTCAGCTTCACTCTCGAGGCGTTGTGGCGGGCGGCCTGCTCGGACGAGGTCAACAGACAGTTCGCGTGGCTGGGCAGGGCGATCGGCCGGATCGGCGACGACCCGGTGCCGATCATGTACGGGGTGGCGGGCGAGCGGGACCTCACCGAACACCGCCTCGAGCACCTCGCGGGCTACGCCGACAGCCGACCGGTCACGATCGGCAACGATGCGTGGCAGCAGCGCCAGACCGACGTGCCGGGTGAGGCGCTCGGCGCGGCGTGGCTGATGCGCGAGCACCTCGACGACCCACTGCCCGCGGACGTGCGGCAACTGCTGCGGGCGCTTGCCGACCGGACGGTGACCGATTGGCGGCGTCCCGACGCCGGCATGTGGGAGGCCCGCGACACGCAGCGGCACCACCTCTCGTCGAAGGTGCTCTGCTGGACGGCGCTGGACCGGGCGGTGCGCTTCGGTGCGCGGCTCGGTGAGCCGGCCGACATCGCCCGCTGGGCGGACGCCCGTGACCAGGTGCGCGACACCGTGCTGACCCGTGGCTGGAACGCATCTCTCGGCGCCTACGCGGGCACCCTGGACGGCGACGACCTGGATGCCTCCGTGCTGCTCATGCCGCTGGTCGGCTTCCTCGCGGCAGACGCACCCCGGATGCGCTCCACCATCTCGGTGGTGGAGCAACGGTTGGCCCACGAGGGACTGCTGCGCCGCTGGGAGGGCGACCCGGCCGGCTTCGTCATCTGCTCGTTCTGGCTGGTGGGCTGCCTAGCCCTGTCCGGTGAGCGCGACCGGGCGCAGCGGCTGTTCGAGGACCTCGTCGGCCGGGCCAACGACCTGGGACTGTTCGCCGAGCAGATCGACCCCTACACCGGCGAGCAACTGGGCAATTTCCCACAGGCCTTCTCGCACATCGGTCTCATCAACGCCGCCGGAGGGCTGAGCGACCTGGTGGGCAGCACCGCCGGTATGGGCGCACCACCGGACCACCGCATCCCCAGGGACTGACCGGGCCGCCGGTCCGGGCGGAGGCCCATTCCGGCAGCCGGCTCTCCGCCACGCATCCGCACCGCGCTCTCCGGACGAACCACCGGTAGGAACCGCATACCCGGGAGTGCGACTGGTGCTGAAGACTCCGATGCCGTCCGAGGCCGTGGAGACGGCGCGCAAGCGCCTCACCCTGGCCGCCGAGGACCTGAACGCCGACCGCGTCGCCGCGCTCGTCGCCGACCTGACGGTCGAGTGGGGGGTCGCGGGGCCGTGGGAGCAGGTCTGCGTACCGGCGCTCACGGCCCTGCGCGGCCACACCGCCGCGGAGATCGCCGTCGAGCATGCGCTCTCCGAGGGGGTACGCGTGGGGCTCGACGTGTTCCGGCGCGACCGGCCGACAGCGGCCCACGGTGTGCTGCTCGCCGGCGCGGAACACGAGACGCACAGCCTCGGCCTGCACGCGCTCAGCGCCGCGCTGCGGGAGCGTTCCGTCGGCAGTCTGCTGCTCGGCCCGGCCCTGCCCTGGGCCGCCCTGGCGGACGCCACGTACCGGACGCGGCCGCGGACGGTGGTGGTCTGGTCGCAGACGCCGGTCACCGGGCGCGCGTACCGTCTCGTGCGCTTCGCCCGGGACTTCCCCTCGCTCCGGGTGCACGGCGCCGGCCCGGGCTGGATCGAGCCGCTGACGCGTCCGGTGAGTCACCTGGCGTCACTGCCGGCTGCGGTCGCCGCCTGCCTTCCACCCGCCGAGCGCGGGTGACGCCGCGACCCATATGTGGGCGGCGCTGGCGGCCGACGACCGGGCGCAGTTGCCCACGGCACCCGGTGCGACCGTGACGCGCGGCGGACCGGGTCAGCGGAACTGGAGCCGGTTGACCGCGTCGAAGACCCGGGCGCCGAGCAGCCGGCGGGTGTGGACCATGGCCGAGGCGGCGGCGGTGACCAGGTAGCGGGTGCGGGGCCGGCGGGCGGTCACGGCCCGCTCGATCACGCGGGCCACCGTGTCCGGCGTCGCCGACAGCAGCTTGTTCTCGTACGACCGGGCCATCACCGTGTCCACGGTGGTCACCATCTCCCGGTAGGGGCCCGACGGGTCGGCGCCGGCGCCGAGCGACGACGAGGCCACCGCGCCGAAACCGGTGCGGATCAGTCCCGGCTCGACGATCGCCACATCCACGCCGAACGGGCGGACCTCCTGGCGCAGCGCGTCGGAGATCGCCTCCACGGCGTACTTGCTGGAGTGGTAGTAGCCGCCGCCGGGGAAGACGAGACGGCCGCCCATCGAGCTGACGTTGATGATGCGGCCCCGGCCGGCCCGGCGCATGCCGGGCAGCACGAGCTGGGTGAGCCGGGCGAGCCCGAAGACGTTCGTCTCGAACTGGGCGCGCACGCGGTCGAGCGGGGTCTCCTCGATCGGGCCGTACTCCCCGTAGCCCGCGTTGTTGACCAGCACGTCGACGTGGCCGTGCGCGGCCTCGACCGCGGCCACCGCGGTGCGCATGGAGTCCTCGTCGGTCACGTCGAGGGGGAGGAGCCGGGCGCCGGTGTCGGCCAGGTCGGTGATCGCGTCGAGCTTGCGGGCGGTCGCGTAGACGGTGAGGCCGGGACGGCGGGCGAGCCGGCGGACGGTGGCCCGGCCGATTCCGGAGGAGGTGCCGGTGATCAGGACGGTGGTCATGCGGGGTCTCCCAGCTGTGCGGGCAGGCCGGCGACGAGCAGCGCGACGCCGTCGCGCAGCCGCCGCCGGGGCAGGTCGGGGTCGGTGAGGTCGGCCTCCAGGCCGCGGGTGAGCGCGACCAGCACGTCGGCCACCGCGCGGGCCCGCGGCCCGGCGGCGTCGGCCAGCGCGCCAGCCACCACGTCGGTCAGCTCCCGGGTGTACGCCTCGACGAGGTCGCCGGTGAGCTTGGCGCTGGTGTCGAGCAGCTCGGTCGCGTGGGGGCTCTCCCGGTGCAGCTTCAGGGTGAGTTCCAGCTTGGCGGCGAGCACGTCGTGCAGGCGGTGGGTGAGGTCGTCGCCGGGGGTGGCGGCCGCCTGGCGGGCCTGGGCGAGCGAGCCGTCGAAGAGCCGCTCGGCCAGCCGCCGGTAGGCGTCGTCCTTGTTGCGGACGTACTGGTAGACCGCCGGCCGGGACATGCCGGCCGCCGCGGCGATGTCATCCATGGTCGTGCGCCGCATCCCGTGCCGGGTGAAGCACTCGTACGCCGCGGTCAGGATCGTGTCGAGGCGCTCAGCTGACATGCTGACGATTGTTGCACATACTGTCAGCTGACACCGGACGGACCCCGTTGTGAGAGCGCGCGGAGCGGCGCCCGGCGGATGCCGGACGCCGCCCCGCCGCGCGTCAGGGCAGGTCGATCGGGCGCAGCACCCGGTCGACCGCGTGGGCGATCTGCTTGTTGCCCTTGTTGATGTCGTAGCGCACGACCCGGGCGTCGCGGTCGCTGGTGTCGGCGTCGACCAGCCGCACCTGCCGGCCGTACCAGCAGTGCCTGACGTCGACCTCGACGGTGGCGCCGAGCGCGGTGGTCAGCTCCGCCCCGTCGGCCTTGAGCGCCGCCTTGCGGTCGATCGTGGCGCCCGGCACCACGTGGTAGAGCAGCACGTCCTCCACGGTGTCCGTGCCGAGGCCGGCGACCGCGTCGAACGCCGCCCGCTCGCGGGGCAGCGTGCGGGCGTGGGTGATGTCGCGGACCAGCTCGCGGAACGCGTGGTCGTTGGGCACGAACGCGGTCAGCGGGACCGACCCGTCGGTCAGCACCTTGACCGGCGAGTCCGGCTTCGCCTGCAACACCGCGAGCACCGCCGCGGTCAGCACGTCGAAGTCCCGCGGGTTGCGGTCGAAGCCGCTGGTGTCGGCCGTGAGCACGGCGGCCAGCGAGCGAGTCCCGGACGGCGCGGTGGCCGCCTGCGCGGGCGCGGCGAGGGCGGTGGTGGCCATGGCCGCAGCCGTGGCGCCCACCGCGACACGGGCGGCGACGCGAGACATGTTCATGGGTTACGCCTTTCGTCGATGGACCCAAGCGGTGACTGTCGTCACGACCCTTGTTCGCCGCGCGGGACCCGGACGGATGCACCCGAGAGAGCGTCACCGCCGCCCGCACCATCGCCGGGGCCGCCGCCGGCCGCTGCCGTACCTTGACGGCATGGGACGACTCGAGCGGTGGCGCCGGGCCGCCGCCGCGCATCCGACGGTCGTCGACGCGCTGCCGGCCGCCGTGCTCTTCGCGGCGAGCCTCCTGCCGGTGAACCCACCCGGCGGCCCTCCGCGCGCCCCGCTCACGGCCGGCGCGGTGCTCCTCGCCCTGGTCGGCTCCGCGGCCCTGGTCCTCCGGCGCCGGCACCCGCTGCCGGTCCTCGCCGTGGTCACCGTCGTGGCGGCCACCGCGCTGCTCGCCCAGCAGGCCCGGGGACCGTTGGTGCTCACCGTGGCCCTGGCGGCGTACACGGTGGCCACCCGGACCGATCGGCGGACCGCCGTGGCGGCCGGCGCGGCCAGCGCCCTCCTGCTCGGCGCCTGCGCCGTCGTCGCGCTGGGCGTCGGCTGGCTCGATCCCGCCGTGGTGGTGCTGGTGCTCTGGTTCGGCGTGGCCGTCGCCGCCGGCGACGCGGTACGCAGCCGGCGCGCGTACGTGGCGGTGCTGGAGGAGCGGGCACGGCGGGCGGAGCAGACCCGCGAGGCGGAGGCCCGCCGCCGGGTCACCGAGGAGCGGCTGCGCATCGCCCGGGAGCTGCACGACGTGGTGGCCCACCACATCGCGGTGATCAACGTGCAGGCCGGCGTGGCGGGGCACGTGCTGCGGCAGCGGCCGGACGCGGCCGAGGAGGCCCTCGGGCACGTACGCTCCGCCGCGCGGACCGTCCTCGACGAGATGGCCACCCTGCTCGGCGTCCTGCGCCGCCAGGAGGAGCCCGAATCCCCGACCGAACCCGCCCCCAGCCTGACCCGGCTCGACACCTTCGTCGACGGTTTCGCGGCCGGCCAGCCGGTGCGGTGGACGCTGAGCGGGCAGCCCCGCCCGCTGCCCAGCGCGGTCGACGTAGCCGCGTACCGGATCATCCAGGAGTCGCTGACCAACGCCCATCGGCACGCCCCGGGCGCCCCCGTCATGGTCCACCTGCGCTACGCCCCGACCGGGCTCACCGTCGAGGTACGCGACCAGGGCGCCGGCGCGGGATCCGAACCGGGCGCCGGCCTCGGCCTGCTCGGCATGCGGGAACGCGCCGAGGCGGTGGGCGGCGCCTTCCACGCCGGCCCGCACCCCGACGGGGGCTTCGTGGTCCGCGCCGACCTGCCCGTCCCGCAGGACAAGGAGAACGCATGACGGTCCGGGTGCTGCTCGCCGACGACCAGACCCTCATCCGCGCCGGATTCCGGGTGCTGATCGACTCGGCGCCCGACCTGACCGTGGTGGGGGAGGCGGCCACCGGCCGGGAGGCGGTCGCGCGGGCGCGCACCACGCGCGCCGACGTCGTGCTCATGGACATCCGCATGCCCGACCTGGACGGACTGGCCGCCACCCGCGAGATCACCGCCGACGAGGACCTGGCGGGCGTACGCGTGCTCATCCTGACCACCTTCGAGGTCGACGAGTACGTCTTCGAGGCGCTCCGCGCCGGCGCCAGCGGCTTCCTCGGCAAGGGCGTGGAGCCGGGCGAACTGCTCGACGCCATCCGTACCGTCGCGGCCGGCGACGCCCTGCTGTCCCCGAAGGCCACCCGAGGGCTGATCGCTCGGTTCCTGGCCCAGCCCGAGCCGGAGCCGCCGGCCAGCCCGGACCGGCTGCGGGCGCTCACCGACCGGGAACGGGAGGTGCTGACGCTGGTCGCCACGGGGCTGAGCAACGAGCAGATCGCCCAGCGGCTGGTGGTGTCCCCGCTCACCGCCAAGACCCATGTGAACCGGGCCATGGCCAAGCTCGGCGCGCGGGACCGGGCACAGCTCGTGGTGTTCGCCTACCAGACCGGGCTCGTCCGGGCGGACCCGCCGACGCAGTAGGGCGACGGTCGGCGTACCGCGGCCGCGGTACGCGCAGGTGTCCGCGCCTGGCCGACGCGGCGGCCGACGTACGCGGGCGACGGTTGGTCACATGATCGAAGTGACCGGACTCAGCAAGCGCTACGGCGACAAGCTCGCCGTGGACTCCCTGACCTTCCAGGTCAGACCAGGCACCGTCACCGGCTTCCTGGGCCCCAACGGGGCCGGGAAGTCCACCACCATGCGGATGATCCTCGGCCTGGACGCCCCGACCGCCGGCACCGCGACGGTGAACGGCCGGCCCTACGCCGACCACCCCGCCCCGCTGCGGGAGATCGGCGCCCTGCTGGAGGCGAAGGCGGTGCACACCGGCCGATCCGCCCGTAACCACCTGCTCGCCCTGGCCGCGACGCACGGCATCGGCCGCCACCGGGTCGACGAGGTGATCGACCTGGTCGGCCTGCACGAGGTGGCCGGCAAACGGGCCGGCGGCTTCTCGCTCGGCATGGGCCAGCGGCTGGGCATCGCCGCCGCGCTGCTGGGCGACCCACGCGTGGTGATGCTCGACGAGCCGGTCAACGGCCTCGACCCGGACGGCATCCGGTGGATCCGCGACCTGCTCAAGGGCCTCGCCGCCGAGGGACGGACCGTCTTCGTCTCCTCCCACCTGATGAGTGAGATGGCGCAGACCGCCGAGCACCTGATCGTGGTGGGCCGCGGCCGGCTGATCGCCGACGTCTCCCTCGCCGAGTTCACCCGCCGGGCCTCCCGCGCCACCGTCCGCGTCCGCTCGCCGCAAGCCACCGCGCTGCGCGACGTGCTGGCCGGGCCGACGGTGGCGATCACCGGCGGCGAGCCGGGCCTGCTGGAGGTCACCGGCCTGACCCGGGAGCAGGTCGGCGAACGGGCGGCGGCGGCCGGCCTCACCCTGCACGAGCTCTCCGCCACCGAGGCCTCCCTGGAGGAGGCGTTCATGACCATGACCCGAGACGCCGTCGAGTACGCCGGCACCTCCGAGGGGAACCCGCGATGACCACGACCGCCACCCTGCCCGCCACCATCCCCACCGACGCCCGGGTCACCGGCCTCCGGGTGGTCCGCGCCGAATGGATCAAGTTCCGTTCACTGCGGTCCTCCCTGATCATGCTGGCCGCCACCGTGGTCGTCTTCGCCGCGCTCGGCCTCGGCTTCTCGGCGTTCCTGGCCGACGCCACCATCGAGCCCGGCACCCCCGCACCGCCCGGCGGGCCGTCCTCCCTCGACTCGCTCGGCGCGAGCCTCGGCGGAGTCAACCTCGCCCAGCTGCTCATCGGCACCCTGGGCGTGCTGCTGGCCGCGGGGGAGTACTCCACCGGCATGATCCGCTCCTCGCTCGCCGCGGTACCCCGGCGCTGGCCGGTGCTCGCCGGCAAGGTCACGGTCCTGGCCGGCGTGTCCCTCACCGTGCTCGTGCCGACCGTGCTGCTCACCTTCCTCGGCGGGCAGACGCTGCTGGGCGACAAGGCCATCTCCCTCGCCGACGACGGTGCGCTCCGGGCGGTCCTCGGCGCCGCGGCCTACCTGACCGGGGTCGGCGTGCTCGGCCTGGCGCTCGGCTCGTTGCTGCGGAACACCGCCGGCGCGCTGACCAGCGTGGTGGCCCTGCTGCTGGTCGTGCCCGGGGTGGTCTCCCTGCTGCCGGAGACCTGGTCGGAGGCGGTCTCGCCCTACCTGCCCTCCAACGCCGGTCAGGCGGTGATGACCGTCGGGGCCCACCCGGACCTGCTGACTCCGGGAGCCGGGGCGGCCGTCCTCCTGGCGTGGCTGGTGGCTCTCGTCGGCGCCGCCGTCGTCCTGCTGCGCCGCCGCGACGCCTGAGCGGTGGAAGGTGGCGGGTCGCGTACGCCATCGGTCGTTCGATCATTGTCGACGCCGGCCCGCTGCCGTACGCTCGTGCTCGGCCCGCCCTCACGGTCCTGTGAGGAGCAGTCATGCCCTTGAACCGCCTGCTGACCCTGGGGGTCGGCGTCTGCGCGGTCGCCACGCTCACCCTACCGGCCGCGTCCGCGTCGGCCGCACCGTCCACCCATCGCACCGGCGGCAGCCTGGTGCTCGTCGGCGGCGCCCTCGCCGACGACAACAGCGAGATCTACGGCGACATCGTCCGGCTGGCCGGCGGCCCCGGAAAGGCCCGCATAGGCATCGTCACCGCCGCCGCCCCGGTGCCCGCCGAGGACCCCGACGCCGACACCCCCGACTGCAACAACAGCGTCTGCAACGGCGACTACTACGCGGACCTGTTTCGGACCTACGGCGTGGCCGACGCCCAGTGGATCCCCATCGACCTGGACCACCCGGCCGCGGCCGACGACCCGGCCGTGGTCCGGCAGATCGAGTCGATGACCGGCTTCTTCTTCGGCGGCGGAGACCAGTACCGCTACGTCACGACCATGACGCGCGGTGCGCCGCAGCGCGACAGTGCGGCGCTTGCCGCCATCCGGCGCAAGCTGCGGCACGGAGCGGTGGTCGCCGGCACCAGCGCCGGCGCCCAGATCATGGCCGGTCGGGACATGATCACCGGCGGTTCCACCGAGCCGGGACTTCGCGACGGCGCGAAGCCCGGCTACTTCGACGACCCGGGCGTGCTCGGCTACCTGCCGCACGGCGGGTTCGGCTTCTTCACCGCCGGCCTGGTCGACACCCACTTCTCCCGCCGGGGCCGGGAGGCGCGCTCCATCCGGCTGGCCTCGGACACCCACCACCAGCGGGTGTTCGGGCTCGACGAGAACACCGCCCTGGAGGTCACCGGCGTCGGCGGGCGCGCCCAGTCCCTGCGGGTGCTCGGGCAGCGCGGCGTCAGCGTGCTCGACCTGCGCCGCGCCCGGGTGACCGACCACGGCGGCGTGTGGGGCATCGAGGGCGTGCGGTGGAGCCGGCTCACCGCCGGGGACGCCTACCGGGCCGCCGGGTGGCGCACCGTGGTGGCCGCCGGCAAGCCGGCCGTCACCCCGGCGGACGGGCCGTGCGATGTCGCGCCCTCGACGGACGTCTTCTACGACTACGCCATGGTCGGGCTGGTCGAGGGGCTGGCCGCGCGGCGCGGCTGCGCGTCGGTCGGCGGCACCTCGTACGAGAAGAACCCGCAGTGGGAGGCCCACCTGACCCCGGGGGCCGGCTTCGCGGCGTACCGGGGGCAGACGGCGACCACCTTCACCGGCGTGGTGATCGGTATCGCCCCCGCCTGACCGGACCGACCTCCGCCGTCCTGACCCGGCGGCGCGCTCCCGCCCCCGTTGCGGGAGCGCGCCGCCGGGTCGGTGTCGTTCCGGCCCGGATCATCGTCGGCCGACGCGGAACTGTAACAGAGGTTACTTATTGAGACTTGTGATTAACAGCTGTAACTTCTGTTTCATCGATCCGTGGCCCCCCGGAGGTGCCCATGTCCCGTGCCCGCAACCCCCGCCGACTCACGCTGGTGGCGGCCTCCGCCGCGCTCCTCACCCTCGCCCCGATCGGGGTCACCGCCGCCCACGCCCAGGTCACCCGGGTCCGGCAGGGCAGCGCCACCGACGCGAGCCGGACGGCCTGGTCCGGCCCGGCGTACACCATGAACGGCTCGGGCGGGATCGTCACCGCGACGATGAGCCGGGCGGTCGACGCCATCCGCGGCGGCACCGGCGCGATCGACGTGGTGGTCGTGGCCGGCTCCGGCTCCGGGACCCCGGAGTGCGACGTCATCACCCCGCTGACCGGCGTCAACTCCTGCACGACGCTCACCCTGACCGCCGCCCGGGACGGCAACGACAGCCAGGTCAACACCGACATCCGCAACGCCGAGTTCGTCTACTTCGCCGGCGGCGACCAGTGCAACTACGTGGCCTGGAAGGGCACGGCGCTGGAGGTGTCGGTGGAGTCGGTGGTCGCCAAGGGCGGCGGGGTCGGCGGCGGCAGCGCGGGCCACCACGTGAACAGCGACATCGTGTACGACGCCTGCACCGCGAGCGCCACCTCGGCGACGGCGCTGGCCAACCCGTACGACCGATCGCTGACCTTCACCACCGGCATGTTCCGCTGGCCGAACTACGCCGACACGATCAACGACTCGCACTTCGTCACCCGCGACCGGATGGGCCGCACCATGGCGTTCGTGGCGCGGGCCGTGAAGGACGGCCGGACCAGTGGCGGCAGGGCCTGGGGCGTCGGCGTCGAGGAGGGCGCTTCGCTCTACATCGACCGCAACGGCCTGGCCACGTTGAGCGGACCCAGCGCGTACGTCGTGCTCGGCGACCACCAGCCCGAGGTCGCCGTCTCGGGCCAGCCGCTCACCTACACGAACTTCAAGATCTGGAAGCTGACCAGTGGTCAGACCTACGACTTCGCCAACCGTCCCACCTGCGGCTACTACCTCAAGAGCGTGCGGGCCGGGGTGCCCGACGGCAGCCTCTACAGCGGCACGCCGGTCACCGACTGCTCGTCGACGCCGCCACCCTCCGGCGGGTCCGCCTACGCCGAGGTCGAGCCGAACGACTCGCGCACGGCCGCCAACGTCATCACCGCGCTGACGTACCCGGCGACCGTCACGGGCGACATGAAGAGCAGCACCGACCGGGACTACTTCGCCCTGACCCTCGCAAGTGGGCAGACGCTCACGGCCGCCTGCGCGATCCCCACCGCCTACGACGCCGACCTCTACCTGCTCAGCTCCAACGGAAGCACGCTGACCCGGTCGGTGAACGACGGCGCCGGCACCGACGAGTCGGTCACCCTGACCCGGACGGCGTCCGGCTCGGCGACCTACTACCTCGACCTGGAGGCGTACTCCGGCTCCGGCGCCGCCGACTACTCCTGCACCCTCACCCGGTCCTGACCCGGCATCCCCCATCGGCCGTGGGGCGGGGCACCGCCGTCCCGCCCCACGGCCTTGCCGTCCCGGGCGCATCCCGGGACGGCCGTTAGGCTCGGCGCGTGTCGAATCCCGATCCTGTCGAGGAACCCCACGGCGTGGGCGTCGCCGCGCTGGTCCGCCAGCGGCTCGGCGAGTGCAGCCCGGCCGAACGCCGGGTCGCCCGCGCCCTGCTCGCCTCCTACCCGGCCGCCGGGCTGGGCACGGTCGCGGCGCTGGCCGAGCGTGCCGAGGTGAGCGCCCCGACGGTGCTGCGCTTCCTGTCCCGGCTCGGCTTCGGCGGCTACCCCGAGTTCCAGCGGGCGCTGCGGGAGGAACTGGCCGAGCGGGAGACCTCACCGCTGACGGCGTACCGGGCGGCCGAGCGCACCGGCGCGCCACCGGAGGGCGCGCTGCCCCGGGCCGCCGCGACGCTGCCCGAGGCGGTGGCCGGGACGCTCGCCGAGCTGCCGCAGGGTGAGCTGGACGCCGCCGTACGCCTCTTCGCCGACCAGCAGCTGCGGGTCACCGCGGCCGGCGGCCGTTTCTCCGCGCTGCTCGCCCACTACCTGGTGCTGCACCTCATGCAGGTACGTGGCAACAGCCGGCTGCTCCCGGCCAGCCCCGTGGAGCGCACCGACATGCTGGTCGACGTGGGGCGGCGCGATCTGGTCGTGCTCTTCGACTTCCGTCGCTACGAGGAGGCGACCCTGGCGCTGGCCCGGAACGTCACGGCGCGGGGCGCCAAGGTGGTGCTCTTCACCGACCGGTGGCTGTCCCCGGTCGCCGGCCTCGCCGAGGTGGTGCTGCCCAGCCGGGTCGACTCGCCCTCGCCGTACGACAGCTTCGCCCCGACCCTGGCGCTGGTGGAGACCCTGGTCGCGGCGCTGATCGACCGGCTCGGGCCGGTGGCGGGCGCCCGGCTCAAGGCCATGGAGGCGGCGCAGCAGGCCTTCGGGGAGGACTGACCCCGACGTTACAGAAAATTGTAATCTCGCCGAGACCGTAACGTCAGTTACAGTCCGGGGGCTGGTTGACACCTGGCCCCCGGAAGGACACCCCCATGCGCATCCGCCAGTTCGCCCTGCTCGGCGCGACCGCGGCGCTGCTCGCCGCCACCGCCGCCTGTGGCGGCTCCACCTCCGCCGCCGATTCCGCCGCCGAGAAGATCAAGCCCGTCTCCGTCAGCATCGAGGGCGTGGGCGCGGTCGCCACCGACAACGACCTCGCGAAGAAGGTGCCCGCCGACGTGCGCGGGCGGGGCGGCATCACCGTCGCCACCAACGCCCCCTACCAGCCGTTCATCGACTTCAAGGTCGAGGGGAAGACCGACGAGTTCAAGGGCCTGGACTACGACCTGTTCCAGGCCGCCTCGGCCCGGCTCGGGCTGACCGCGACCTTCTCCCAGCAGCCCTTCGACGGCCTGGTCCCCGGCCTCCAGGCCGGCAAGTACGACGCCATCGCCGGCGGCATCACCGACAAGAAGGAGCGCCAGCAGGTCGCCACCTTCGTCGACTACTCGGCCTCCGGCACCGGCTTCCTGGTCGCCACCGGCAACCCCCTCGGCGTCAGGACCGTCGCCGACCTGTGCGGGCGCAAGGTCGCCGTGCAGAAGGCCAGCAACCAGGCGAAGAACCTGACCGCGTACGCCAAGGAGAGCTGCACCGGCAAGGCCGTCGAGGTCAAGGAGTACCCGGAGAACCCGCAGGCGGTGCAGGCGCTGATCGCCGGCAACGTCGACGCGGTCGCCGCCACCAAGGTCAACCTGGTCGACACCGCCGCGTCGCTCACCGGCAAGGCCGAACTGGTCGACGACCCGGCCGCGCCCAACGGCTGGCTGGCCAGCCCGAACGGCTTCGGCTTCCTCAAGGCCAACAAGGAACTCGCCGAGGCGTACCGGGCCGCCGTGCAGTCGCTGATCGACGACGGCACCTACGACAAGATCCTCGCCCGGTGGAAGCAGACCCCCATCGCCGTCAAGCAGGCCACCGTCGACAAGGCCATCGACTGACCCCGGCGGACCACCACCCCTGATCCGCGGTCGTCGGGCGCCCTCCACTTCCGTGAGGGCGGGCCCGGAGAGGCGCCCGGCGACCGCCGCCACCTTCCTCCGCAGGAGGCACCGCAGAATGACCACCGACACCCCGGCGGTGCGAGTCGTCCCCGTCCGCCACTACGGGCGCTGGCTGACCGCGCTGATCGTGTTCGGACTGACCGCCCTGTTCCTCCGGGCGCTGCTGAGCAGCCCCAACCTCGAACCCGGCACCATCGCCCATTACCTGTTCAAGGACTACGTCCTCGACGGCGTCGTCACCACGCTCTGGCTGACCCTGCTGGCCATGCTCCTCGGCACCGCCGG is from Micromonospora terminaliae and encodes:
- a CDS encoding MurR/RpiR family transcriptional regulator, coding for MSNPDPVEEPHGVGVAALVRQRLGECSPAERRVARALLASYPAAGLGTVAALAERAEVSAPTVLRFLSRLGFGGYPEFQRALREELAERETSPLTAYRAAERTGAPPEGALPRAAATLPEAVAGTLAELPQGELDAAVRLFADQQLRVTAAGGRFSALLAHYLVLHLMQVRGNSRLLPASPVERTDMLVDVGRRDLVVLFDFRRYEEATLALARNVTARGAKVVLFTDRWLSPVAGLAEVVLPSRVDSPSPYDSFAPTLALVETLVAALIDRLGPVAGARLKAMEAAQQAFGED
- a CDS encoding cyanophycinase, with the protein product MPLNRLLTLGVGVCAVATLTLPAASASAAPSTHRTGGSLVLVGGALADDNSEIYGDIVRLAGGPGKARIGIVTAAAPVPAEDPDADTPDCNNSVCNGDYYADLFRTYGVADAQWIPIDLDHPAAADDPAVVRQIESMTGFFFGGGDQYRYVTTMTRGAPQRDSAALAAIRRKLRHGAVVAGTSAGAQIMAGRDMITGGSTEPGLRDGAKPGYFDDPGVLGYLPHGGFGFFTAGLVDTHFSRRGREARSIRLASDTHHQRVFGLDENTALEVTGVGGRAQSLRVLGQRGVSVLDLRRARVTDHGGVWGIEGVRWSRLTAGDAYRAAGWRTVVAAGKPAVTPADGPCDVAPSTDVFYDYAMVGLVEGLAARRGCASVGGTSYEKNPQWEAHLTPGAGFAAYRGQTATTFTGVVIGIAPA
- a CDS encoding ABC transporter permease subunit; the protein is MTTTATLPATIPTDARVTGLRVVRAEWIKFRSLRSSLIMLAATVVVFAALGLGFSAFLADATIEPGTPAPPGGPSSLDSLGASLGGVNLAQLLIGTLGVLLAAGEYSTGMIRSSLAAVPRRWPVLAGKVTVLAGVSLTVLVPTVLLTFLGGQTLLGDKAISLADDGALRAVLGAAAYLTGVGVLGLALGSLLRNTAGALTSVVALLLVVPGVVSLLPETWSEAVSPYLPSNAGQAVMTVGAHPDLLTPGAGAAVLLAWLVALVGAAVVLLRRRDA
- a CDS encoding transporter substrate-binding domain-containing protein; translated protein: MRIRQFALLGATAALLAATAACGGSTSAADSAAEKIKPVSVSIEGVGAVATDNDLAKKVPADVRGRGGITVATNAPYQPFIDFKVEGKTDEFKGLDYDLFQAASARLGLTATFSQQPFDGLVPGLQAGKYDAIAGGITDKKERQQVATFVDYSASGTGFLVATGNPLGVRTVADLCGRKVAVQKASNQAKNLTAYAKESCTGKAVEVKEYPENPQAVQALIAGNVDAVAATKVNLVDTAASLTGKAELVDDPAAPNGWLASPNGFGFLKANKELAEAYRAAVQSLIDDGTYDKILARWKQTPIAVKQATVDKAID